A part of Streptomyces sp. NBC_01451 genomic DNA contains:
- a CDS encoding ABC transporter ATP-binding protein gives MTALLEVEDLRVSYGKIEAVKGISFSVEAGQVVTLIGTNGAGKTTTLRTLSGLLQPTSGKILFDGKPLNGVPAHKIVSLGLAHSPEGRHIFPRLTIAENLQLGAFLRKDKEAIEKDIQRAYDLFPILGERRKQAAGTLSGGEQQMLAMGRALMSQPKLLMLDEPSMGLSPIMMQKIMATIVELKSTGTTILLVEQNAQAALSLADQGHVMEVGNIVLSGTGQDLIHDESVRKAYLGED, from the coding sequence GTGACCGCACTCCTCGAAGTCGAGGACCTGAGGGTCTCCTACGGCAAGATCGAAGCCGTCAAGGGCATCTCCTTCAGCGTGGAGGCCGGCCAGGTCGTCACCCTCATCGGCACCAACGGCGCCGGCAAGACGACCACCCTGCGCACCCTCTCCGGCCTGCTCCAGCCCACCTCCGGCAAGATCCTGTTCGACGGCAAGCCGCTCAACGGCGTCCCCGCCCACAAGATCGTCTCCCTCGGGCTCGCCCACTCCCCCGAGGGCCGGCACATCTTCCCCCGCCTCACCATCGCCGAGAACCTCCAGCTCGGCGCCTTCCTCCGCAAGGACAAGGAAGCCATCGAGAAGGACATCCAACGCGCCTACGACCTCTTCCCCATCCTCGGGGAACGCAGGAAGCAGGCCGCAGGAACCCTCTCCGGCGGCGAACAGCAGATGCTGGCCATGGGCCGCGCCCTGATGTCCCAGCCCAAACTGCTCATGCTCGACGAGCCCTCCATGGGCCTCTCCCCGATCATGATGCAGAAGATCATGGCCACCATCGTCGAACTCAAGTCCACGGGTACGACGATCCTGCTGGTCGAGCAGAACGCCCAGGCGGCTCTCTCCCTGGCCGACCAGGGACACGTCATGGAGGTCGGCAACATCGTCCTCTCCGGCACCGGCCAGGACCTGATCCACGACGAGTCGGTACGTAAGGCGTACCTCGGCGAGGACTGA